One Hylaeus volcanicus isolate JK05 chromosome 8, UHH_iyHylVolc1.0_haploid, whole genome shotgun sequence genomic window, tgtaatataataaatagatttttacATACTAAAGTATACAGGATCTTATAAGATAAGCATTGTACAAAGTAAATTCTTCAATGTATGAgatacatgaaaaaaatatatgaccTTAGaataactttgaaataaagattTGTTGTTTGTGTTTGTATCTCTCATCATTTGGCAATTACTTCGCAGGACACTTATCTCGAGACGCCcggtatacatatatgctCGATCAACTTCTCGGTAGACTTTGTACGACGAATTTATGCGATAATTgatcaacaaatatttacctcTTTTCTCTCAAGAGCTAAGCTTAAAGCCGATTTATTTACATCGACCAATAGCGTGCAGTGATGGTATGCATTCGGTCGTCCTAATTTTGCAGCAGTGCCAGATACCTACgttttaataaagttaaggAAACAGAGATCGTATTTTCGCGACACGCGTAGCGTCGCTATTGAGAAGGTTGTTCCAATTAATGTTCGGTATTTATCAAGTTACGTTACTATTcgtaaattgtaaatagacaataagaaaaacaaaatacaaatctGCCGATATACGAATATAGTTTCTTCGATAAGGATATCTTAGAGAAAAGcgataagaatttttgaaCATACATCGCTATATGGAAGTTTTGCACACACATAGACTTTTCATTATCAAAGAAGATATAGCATGCACCTCTACACGCAAGAATGTAAATGCGTATCATTTTACgaagtcaattttatttatatcacgAATTAACAGATACcaaattttatagaatctTCGTATATCATtccattaaatttataatggaacaaagtaaactcgtttaaaatttgtattcgtggCAGTGGCGTAACCAGCAATTGTGTGGCTTGGAGTCAGCATGCTAAAATCTATGGGAAGCTTTCTTAGAGGGAAGTTCCTTTacttatattacatataaattgtataactATTAGTACTTAGATTATACGATATTATTCGGAGAGGGAAGAGAGGGGTGCATGCGCTATTCATGCCCTAGTTACGCCACTGAATCTTGGAACACCCTGTGCagatattaaatagaaatatacgTGTTATACATTACATTAAAGGATACTTTGTATTCGCCATGCACGACAATGTCCTCGCGTTTGTTGATATCAGCTTTAATACCCCATTCTCGATAGAGTGCTCTCGTTATGATACCCAGATTGTATTTTCGATCGTATCGTTCCCGCGGTGTGAAAAACGATAGATTTAGATTACCAGTGTCGTGATATACAGTACCGCCGCCACTATTCCGACGGGCCATCACTATACCACGTTTTTCGGCCACTTGAGCATTGTGCTCGATCCATGGGTTCTGATGACGTCCGATCACCACGCAAGGATCATTACGccataaaagtaataaatgcTGATTTGTGAAGTCGTAGTTCCTGTAGAACCAATCTTCAAGTGCTAAATTGGTGAACACATCCGTGGATTGCGATATGAATACTGATTTCTTTATTGAATCGTTAGGATCATCTTGCTTGTCATTAAAATTCGTCGAATACTTGGACACCTGACGCAAATTGCTGCACCGAGCACCCCTGCTAACGACGATCATGAATCTGTTGATAAGAGACATTTTTCTTGTGTGGTGCGTTTAACGtcaacttttcctttttctcttacGACAAAATGAATCGAAGGATGAATGTGGTAATATTGGTACCGATATATGAAAACCGTACTCCCTGGTCAAAACGATGCGGCGGTTGCTTGTGAAATCAGTCTTCAACTAATAGTCTATACGGTGTCCTCGCTACACCTCTGTGAGTGGCGAAATCA contains:
- the LOC128881518 gene encoding lipoyltransferase 1, mitochondrial-like isoform X1 gives rise to the protein MSLINRFMIVVSRGARCSNLRQVSKYSTNFNDKQDDPNDSIKKSVFISQSTDVFTNLALEDWFYRNYDFTNQHLLLLWRNDPCVVIGRHQNPWIEHNAQVAEKRGIVMARRNSGGGTVYHDTGNLNLSFFTPRERYDRKYNLGIITRALYREWGIKADINKREDIVVHGEYKVSFNVSGTAAKLGRPNAYHHCTLLVDVNKSALSLALERKESGIETNATASTRSPIKNLVDVNSHIRMDKLINALGWEYLRTKALILEDGGQDLIQRQKGFQFINPTEDWFPGLDKLISEFRSWEWNYGRTPKFTVTRVLDVLVQDSKVHQFNLTLEIQNGIIEEIKMRLPPGLVSNDFSQDASVISNLRGTRYDHEVTENIISAIGCKTVTLSTTQNEDKTNMIATQ
- the LOC128881518 gene encoding lipoyltransferase 1, mitochondrial-like isoform X2 → MSLINRFMIVVSRGARCSNLRQVSKYSTNFNDKQDDPNDSIKKSVFISQSTDVFTNLALEDWFYRNYDFTNQHLLLLWRNDPCVVIGRHQNPWIEHNAQVAEKRGIVMARRNSGGGTVYHDTGNLNLSFFTPRERYDRKYNLGIITRALYREWGIKADINKREDIVVHGEYKVSGTAAKLGRPNAYHHCTLLVDVNKSALSLALERKESGIETNATASTRSPIKNLVDVNSHIRMDKLINALGWEYLRTKALILEDGGQDLIQRQKGFQFINPTEDWFPGLDKLISEFRSWEWNYGRTPKFTVTRVLDVLVQDSKVHQFNLTLEIQNGIIEEIKMRLPPGLVSNDFSQDASVISNLRGTRYDHEVTENIISAIGCKTVTLSTTQNEDKTNMIATQ